One region of Ursus arctos isolate Adak ecotype North America unplaced genomic scaffold, UrsArc2.0 scaffold_33, whole genome shotgun sequence genomic DNA includes:
- the SUSD3 gene encoding sushi domain-containing protein 3: protein MPRAAATPRRRAKPGQRAGDAEPSPGNRTGVCTRVQPPPRGTFQVLRGNGTSVGTVIMFHCPSGHQMVGSGLLTCAWKGSVADWSSVTPVCKSVPPYETFGFKVAVIASIVSCAIILLMSMAFLTCCLMRCMKTSEQPSDRATQLWLQLRAGDLETVPPAYLGLKGVNNSNSGSRGGGEPGGRPGQAHDNYSFTTDLGEGTRELAGVARSVDKDPWTTSCPVGSPRAQAMVHTADLGHAPPASWPTTGMSRQHMAYVPG from the exons ATGCCCCGGGCGGCCGCGACCCCTCGCCGCAGGGCGAAGCCCGGGCAGCGCGCGGGGGACGCGGAGCCCTCCCCGGGAAACCGCACAG gtgtgtgcacacgcgtgcagCCACCCCCGCGGGGCACCTTCCAAGTCCTCCGTGGCAACGGCACTTCTGTGGGGACCGTCATCATGTTCCACTGCCCCTCAGGCCACCAGATGGTCGGGTCCGGCCTCCTCACCTGTGCCTGGAAGGGTAGCGTTGCTGACTGGTCTTCAGTGACCCCTGTGTGCAAAT CCGTGCCGCCGTACGAGACCTTCGGCTTCAAGGTGGCTGTGATCGCCTCCATCGTCAGCTGCGCCATCATCCTGCTCATGTCCATGGCCTTCCTCACCTGCTGCCTCATGCGGTGTATGAAGACGAGTGAGCAGCCATCCGACAG GGCGACCCAGCTGTGGCTCCAGCTGAGAGCCGGGGACTTGGAGACGGTGCCCCCCGCCTACCTCGGCCTCAAGGGTGTGAACAACAGCAACAGCGGCAGCCGCGGCGGTGGGGAGCCCGGGGGCCGCCCTGGCCAGGCGCATGACAACTACAGTTTCACCAC GGATCTGGGTGAGGGCACCAGAGAGCTGGCTGGCGTGGCCCGCAGCGTGGACAAGGACCCCTGGACCACCAGTTGTCCTGTGGGCTCACCCCGTGCCCAGGCGATGGTGCACACAGCAGACCTGGGGCACGCCCCGCCTGCCTCCTGGCCCACCACAGGAATGTCCAGGCAGCACATGGCCTATGTCCCAGGGTGA